Proteins encoded within one genomic window of Actinoplanes octamycinicus:
- a CDS encoding VWA domain-containing protein gives MTTINPAANSHGKHLDPDPAAPARTSPQDAGWLRLSAALTAHLPPIAGRGDLIVICEPGAGRGAPACLLREQATVEINGDYLDCDLTTIDTDDPDAREQFPVLWGLLTHEAAHSQHTCWEFGAGEPAAAEAAVLLEESRIEAAQVRRRPGDRRWLRAAATKILLAEVPDTDEKWSAAATAALVLARADAGVLDPDEVRPVRDAVTTILGPATLAELTQVWRHAHQVDDFDTDTMLDLGRRWCSILNITPDDTTIPPLSGPPGPGRPDTPGATPAGGGACTGALRKAAGQVVVTVADHDGEQAEAQAEAARSAARRSADRDAEDRARTRATTAERKVFSNSAGVHPNGKPRATAPPPTTRPATEAERAAARHLARALRAAAYREPTEIRTTASTPPGRLWARAAMTADAQRAAGRQPTAEPWRRTERRRHPSPPITVGICADVSPSVSAFAHPIASAAWITAQAATWAGGTSATVTFGRFVTAITAPGQAPAQVRLFGQENDTAGFPLAVDALDAALGLADPRAGARLLVVVSDGEFTATETQAGQHRMDRLLRAGCALLWLAPPGSTPLNGGQQVTLADPAQSGRLIARAATAAMTAHR, from the coding sequence ATGACAACCATCAACCCGGCCGCGAACAGCCACGGCAAACACCTCGACCCCGACCCGGCCGCCCCCGCCCGCACCAGCCCCCAGGACGCCGGCTGGCTGCGGCTGTCGGCGGCGCTGACCGCGCACCTACCGCCGATCGCCGGCCGCGGCGACCTGATCGTGATCTGCGAACCCGGCGCCGGCCGCGGCGCCCCTGCCTGCCTGCTGCGCGAACAGGCAACCGTCGAGATCAACGGCGACTACCTCGACTGCGACCTCACCACGATCGACACCGACGACCCGGACGCGCGCGAACAGTTCCCCGTTCTCTGGGGACTGCTCACCCACGAGGCCGCCCACAGCCAGCACACCTGCTGGGAGTTCGGCGCCGGTGAACCAGCCGCCGCCGAAGCCGCCGTCCTGCTCGAGGAATCCCGCATCGAAGCAGCACAGGTCCGTCGCCGGCCCGGCGACCGCCGATGGCTGCGCGCCGCCGCCACCAAGATCCTGCTCGCCGAAGTCCCGGACACCGACGAGAAGTGGTCGGCCGCCGCCACCGCCGCGCTGGTCCTCGCCCGCGCCGACGCCGGTGTCCTCGATCCCGACGAAGTACGCCCCGTCCGCGACGCGGTCACGACCATCCTCGGACCCGCGACGCTCGCCGAGCTGACCCAGGTGTGGCGCCACGCTCACCAGGTCGACGACTTCGACACCGACACCATGCTCGACCTCGGCCGCCGCTGGTGCTCGATCCTGAACATCACCCCCGACGACACGACCATTCCGCCGCTGAGCGGCCCACCCGGTCCCGGCCGGCCCGACACCCCCGGCGCCACGCCAGCAGGCGGAGGCGCCTGCACGGGAGCCTTACGCAAAGCCGCCGGCCAGGTGGTCGTGACCGTCGCTGACCACGACGGTGAACAAGCCGAAGCCCAAGCCGAAGCAGCCCGCTCAGCGGCCCGCCGATCCGCCGACCGCGACGCCGAGGACCGCGCCCGTACCCGGGCGACAACCGCCGAACGAAAAGTGTTCAGCAACTCCGCCGGTGTCCACCCCAACGGCAAACCCCGCGCCACCGCGCCACCACCGACAACGCGGCCGGCGACCGAAGCCGAACGCGCCGCCGCCCGCCACCTGGCCCGCGCGCTGCGCGCCGCCGCATACCGGGAACCCACCGAAATCCGCACGACGGCGTCAACCCCGCCGGGACGGCTGTGGGCGCGAGCAGCGATGACCGCAGACGCCCAGCGCGCCGCCGGCCGGCAACCCACCGCCGAACCCTGGCGGCGTACCGAACGCCGCCGGCATCCGAGCCCGCCCATCACCGTCGGGATCTGCGCCGACGTCTCACCCTCGGTCAGCGCCTTCGCCCACCCGATCGCCTCCGCGGCCTGGATCACCGCCCAGGCCGCGACCTGGGCCGGCGGCACCAGCGCCACCGTCACCTTCGGCAGGTTCGTCACCGCCATCACCGCACCCGGGCAGGCACCCGCCCAGGTTCGCCTCTTCGGCCAGGAGAACGACACCGCAGGATTCCCCCTGGCAGTCGATGCCCTCGACGCCGCGCTCGGCCTCGCCGACCCGCGGGCCGGCGCCCGGCTGCTGGTCGTCGTCAGCGACGGCGAGTTCACCGCCACCGAAACGCAAGCAGGTCAGCACCGCATGGACCGGCTCCTGCGTGCCGGCTGCGCCCTGCTCTGGCTGGCCCCACCCGGCAGCACCCCACTCAACGGCGGTCAGCAGGTGACCCTCGCCGACCCCGCCCAGTCCGGGCGGCTGATCGCGAGAGCCGCCACCGCCGCCATGACAGCGCACCGCTGA
- a CDS encoding DUF4240 domain-containing protein — protein MEQDAFWRLIGTMGAEPDDEAIERLADELATRPASEIVAFADQLAFALHALDTRAHARAARARGDWFLYVRCAAVCAGRATYEQILAEPKKLRRFALRDAEPLLSVAPNAYERSAGAGWHHESPVSYESGSNIAGWGGPHEADRLPLWLRLLAFVLRPFFRNRPDPDEG, from the coding sequence ATGGAACAGGACGCGTTCTGGCGCCTCATAGGGACCATGGGTGCCGAGCCGGACGACGAGGCGATAGAGCGCCTGGCTGATGAACTCGCCACCCGCCCAGCATCCGAGATCGTCGCCTTCGCCGATCAGCTGGCGTTCGCGCTGCACGCCCTTGACACCCGAGCACATGCCCGGGCCGCTCGGGCTCGTGGTGACTGGTTCCTCTACGTGCGCTGTGCCGCTGTCTGCGCCGGTCGTGCCACCTATGAGCAGATCCTCGCCGAGCCGAAGAAGCTGCGACGATTCGCGCTGCGGGATGCGGAGCCTCTGCTCTCCGTGGCGCCGAACGCGTACGAGCGCAGCGCCGGTGCTGGGTGGCATCACGAGTCACCGGTCAGTTATGAGTCCGGAAGCAACATCGCCGGCTGGGGCGGACCGCACGAGGCGGACCGCCTCCCACTGTGGCTGCGGCTGCTCGCCTTCGTCCTCAGGCCGTTCTTCCGCAATCGGCCGGATCCCGACGAGGGGTGA